One stretch of Lysobacter sp. TY2-98 DNA includes these proteins:
- the sucB gene encoding dihydrolipoyllysine-residue succinyltransferase: MSTEIKVPVLPESVSDATIATWHKKPGDAVKRDENLVDLETDKVVLEVPSPVDGVLKEIKFDTGATVNSEQVIAIVEAGAAAATPAPAAEAKSDKVIDAKNTAATTAEAQPIVPKAAAPAAASGQASTTNAQLPPGARFAAETSGVNAADVSGTGRRGAVTKEDIVNYAKSGGVGAAGGARPEERVPMTRMRARIAERLMQSKNSIAMLTSFNEVNLGKVMAMRSELQDDFVKANGIKLGFMSFFAKAAANALQRHPIINASVDGNDVIYHGYADISIAVSTDKGLVTPVLRNVERMSFADIEKGIADYAKKARDGKLGLDDLQGGTFTITNGGTFGSLMSTPIVNPPQSAILGMHAIKERAIVENGQVVAAPMMYIALSYDHRIIDGKDAVLFLVDIKNQLENPHRMLLGM; this comes from the coding sequence ATGAGCACCGAAATCAAGGTTCCCGTGCTGCCCGAGTCGGTCAGCGACGCCACCATCGCCACCTGGCACAAGAAGCCCGGCGACGCGGTCAAGCGCGACGAGAACCTCGTCGACCTCGAGACCGACAAGGTCGTGCTCGAAGTGCCCTCGCCCGTCGACGGTGTGCTCAAGGAAATCAAGTTCGACACCGGCGCGACGGTCAACAGCGAGCAGGTCATCGCGATCGTCGAGGCCGGCGCTGCGGCCGCAACGCCCGCACCCGCTGCCGAAGCGAAGTCGGACAAGGTGATCGACGCCAAGAACACCGCGGCCACCACCGCCGAAGCGCAGCCGATCGTGCCGAAGGCCGCCGCTCCGGCCGCTGCCAGCGGCCAGGCGTCGACCACGAATGCCCAGCTGCCGCCGGGTGCGCGCTTCGCCGCCGAGACGTCGGGCGTCAACGCCGCAGACGTGTCGGGAACGGGCCGCCGTGGCGCGGTGACCAAGGAAGACATCGTCAATTACGCGAAGTCCGGTGGCGTCGGTGCCGCGGGCGGCGCGCGTCCGGAAGAGCGCGTGCCGATGACGCGCATGCGCGCGCGCATCGCCGAGCGCCTGATGCAGTCGAAGAACTCGATCGCGATGCTGACCTCGTTCAACGAGGTCAACCTCGGCAAGGTCATGGCGATGCGTTCTGAGCTTCAGGACGATTTCGTCAAGGCCAACGGCATCAAGCTCGGTTTCATGAGCTTCTTCGCCAAGGCCGCGGCGAACGCGCTGCAGCGCCACCCGATCATCAACGCCTCGGTCGACGGCAACGACGTGATCTATCACGGCTATGCCGACATCTCGATCGCGGTGTCGACCGACAAGGGCCTGGTGACGCCGGTGCTGCGCAACGTCGAGCGCATGTCGTTCGCCGACATCGAGAAGGGCATCGCGGACTACGCCAAGAAGGCGCGCGACGGCAAGCTCGGCCTCGACGACCTGCAGGGCGGCACGTTCACGATCACCAACGGCGGTACGTTCGGCTCGCTGATGTCGACGCCCATCGTCAATCCGCCGCAGAGCGCCATCCTCGGCATGCACGCGATCAAGGAGCGCGCGATCGTCGAGAACGGCCAGGTCGTCGCGGCGCCGATGATGTACATCGCGCTGTCCTACGACCACCGCATCATCGACGGCAAGGACGCGGTGCTGTTCCTGGTCGACATCAAGAACCAGCTCGAGAACCCGCACCGCATGCTGCTGGGCATGTAA
- the lpdA gene encoding dihydrolipoyl dehydrogenase, translating to MSEQQQFDVVVIGAGPAGYHAAIRAAQLGLKTACIDAALGKDGQPALGGTCLRVGCIPSKALLDSSRQFWNMHHIFDQHGISFSNEKIDVGTMVGRKDKIVKQFTGGIAQLFKANKITTFYGFGQLQPGNVVVVKQHDGSTVELKGTNVIIAAGSDSIELPFAKFGEHIVDNVGALDFTEVPKRLGVIGAGVIGLELGSVWNRLGSQVTILEGLPNFLAAADGEVAKVAAREFKKQNLDIRLGCKVSNTEVKKDGVHVSYTDDKGATQELVVDKLLVAVGRRAATKNLLADGTGVKVNERGQIEVDEHCHTGVDGVWAVGDCVRGPMLAHKGFEEGIAVAELIAGLPGHVNFDTIPWVIYTEPEIAWVGKTEEQLKAEGIPYKAGSFPFAAVGRAVAMAEPAGFVKVLAHAETDTVLGMHLVGANVSELVHEGVLTMEFKGSADDLARICHAHPSLSEAVHDAAMAVHKRAIHKAN from the coding sequence ATGAGCGAACAGCAGCAATTCGACGTCGTCGTCATCGGCGCCGGCCCCGCGGGCTACCACGCCGCCATCCGCGCCGCGCAGCTCGGCCTGAAGACCGCGTGCATCGACGCGGCGCTCGGCAAGGACGGCCAGCCGGCCCTCGGCGGCACCTGCCTGCGCGTGGGCTGCATTCCGTCCAAGGCGCTGCTCGATTCGTCGCGCCAGTTCTGGAACATGCACCACATCTTCGACCAGCACGGCATTTCGTTCTCGAACGAAAAGATCGACGTCGGCACGATGGTTGGTCGCAAGGACAAGATCGTCAAGCAGTTCACCGGCGGCATCGCGCAGCTGTTCAAGGCGAACAAGATCACGACGTTCTACGGCTTCGGCCAGCTGCAGCCGGGCAACGTCGTGGTGGTCAAGCAGCACGACGGCAGCACCGTCGAACTCAAGGGCACGAATGTCATCATTGCCGCGGGTTCGGATTCGATCGAACTGCCGTTCGCGAAGTTCGGCGAGCACATCGTCGACAACGTCGGCGCGCTCGACTTCACCGAAGTGCCGAAGCGCCTCGGCGTGATCGGCGCCGGCGTGATCGGCCTCGAACTCGGCAGCGTGTGGAACCGCCTGGGTTCGCAAGTCACGATCCTCGAAGGCCTGCCCAACTTCCTCGCAGCCGCCGACGGCGAAGTGGCGAAGGTCGCGGCGCGCGAGTTCAAGAAGCAGAACCTCGATATCCGCCTCGGCTGCAAGGTCTCGAACACCGAGGTCAAGAAGGACGGCGTGCACGTCAGCTACACCGACGACAAGGGTGCGACGCAGGAACTCGTGGTCGACAAGCTGCTGGTGGCCGTCGGCCGCCGCGCCGCGACGAAGAACCTGCTCGCCGACGGCACGGGCGTCAAGGTCAACGAGCGCGGCCAGATCGAAGTCGACGAGCACTGCCACACCGGCGTCGACGGCGTGTGGGCGGTCGGCGACTGCGTGCGCGGCCCAATGCTGGCGCACAAGGGCTTCGAGGAAGGCATCGCGGTCGCCGAACTCATCGCCGGCCTGCCGGGCCACGTCAACTTCGACACGATTCCGTGGGTGATCTACACCGAGCCGGAGATCGCCTGGGTCGGCAAGACCGAGGAGCAGCTCAAGGCCGAGGGCATTCCGTACAAGGCCGGCAGCTTCCCGTTCGCCGCGGTGGGGCGCGCGGTCGCGATGGCCGAGCCCGCGGGCTTCGTGAAGGTGCTCGCGCACGCGGAGACCGACACGGTGCTCGGCATGCACCTGGTCGGCGCGAACGTGTCCGAACTCGTGCACGAAGGCGTGCTGACGATGGAGTTCAAGGGTTCGGCCGACGACCTCGCCCGTATCTGCCACGCGCATCCTTCACTGTCGGAAGCCGTGCACGACGCCGCGATGGCCGTCCACAAGCGCGCCATCCACAAGGCGAACTGA
- a CDS encoding SAM-dependent methyltransferase, producing MSDETPVRNVSDTARWVAIYRAMESERNDAIFNDPYARRLGGEHGERIVREMPRGRTMAWPMVVRTAVMDDIVMRCVREGARTVLNLAAGLDARPYRLDLPADLRWMHVDLPDMLAYFRDAMAGETPRCRLEFHAVDLREADARRALFADAATTGPVLVISEGLLIYLEPDDVAALARDLHDVARARWWLSDLASPLLIKRFTKQWDKKLAAGNAPFRFAPAEGTAWFEPMGWREREFRSMWDESLRLKRTVPFAPLWVLLSKLQPREKRDAMRRMSGIVLMESVD from the coding sequence ATGTCCGACGAAACGCCTGTTCGCAACGTCTCCGACACCGCGCGCTGGGTCGCGATCTATCGCGCGATGGAAAGCGAGCGCAACGACGCGATCTTCAATGATCCCTACGCGCGACGCCTCGGTGGCGAGCACGGCGAACGCATCGTGCGCGAGATGCCGCGCGGCCGCACGATGGCATGGCCGATGGTCGTGCGCACCGCGGTGATGGACGACATCGTGATGCGTTGTGTTCGCGAAGGCGCGCGCACCGTGCTCAACCTCGCCGCAGGCCTCGACGCCCGTCCCTACCGTCTCGACCTGCCCGCCGACCTGCGCTGGATGCACGTCGACCTGCCGGACATGCTCGCCTACTTCCGCGACGCGATGGCCGGCGAAACTCCGCGCTGCAGGCTCGAGTTCCACGCCGTCGACCTGCGCGAGGCCGACGCGCGCCGCGCGCTGTTCGCCGATGCCGCGACGACAGGCCCGGTGCTCGTCATCAGCGAAGGCCTGCTGATCTACCTCGAGCCCGACGACGTCGCCGCCCTCGCCCGCGACCTGCACGACGTCGCGCGCGCACGCTGGTGGCTCAGCGACCTCGCGTCGCCGCTGCTGATCAAGCGCTTCACGAAGCAGTGGGACAAGAAGCTCGCCGCCGGCAATGCGCCGTTCCGCTTCGCGCCGGCCGAAGGCACTGCGTGGTTCGAGCCGATGGGCTGGCGCGAGCGGGAGTTCCGTTCGATGTGGGACGAATCGCTGCGCCTGAAACGCACGGTGCCGTTCGCACCGCTGTGGGTACTGCTGTCGAAATTGCAACCGCGCGAGAAGCGCGATGCGATGCGCCGGATGTCGGGCATCGTGCTGATGGAGAGCGTGGACTGA
- a CDS encoding TIGR00730 family Rossman fold protein: MRSVAVYCGSNAGSRPIYAERAVALGRRLAKDGVSVVYGGGNVGLMGIVADAALEAGGEVIGVIPEQLVNWEVAHRGLTRLEVVADMHTRKARMFDLSDAFVALPGGFGTLDEMFEMLTWRQLGLGDRPCAFLDIDGFYSPLMSMLDRMVAERFLHPEQRTDLWHGDDIDAMLAWMRAYRPAQADKWMDEKRRREIR, translated from the coding sequence ATCCGTTCCGTCGCCGTGTACTGCGGCTCCAATGCCGGCAGCCGGCCGATCTATGCCGAGCGCGCGGTCGCGTTGGGCCGGCGCCTCGCCAAGGACGGCGTCAGCGTCGTGTATGGCGGTGGCAACGTCGGCCTGATGGGCATCGTCGCCGACGCCGCGCTCGAGGCCGGTGGCGAAGTCATCGGCGTGATTCCCGAGCAGCTGGTGAACTGGGAAGTCGCGCATCGCGGGCTGACGCGCCTCGAAGTCGTCGCCGACATGCATACGCGCAAGGCGCGCATGTTCGATCTGTCGGACGCGTTCGTCGCGCTGCCCGGCGGCTTCGGCACGCTCGACGAGATGTTCGAGATGCTGACCTGGCGCCAGCTCGGCCTCGGCGATCGCCCCTGCGCCTTCCTCGACATCGACGGGTTTTATTCGCCGCTGATGTCGATGCTCGATCGCATGGTCGCCGAGCGCTTCCTGCATCCGGAGCAGCGCACCGACCTGTGGCATGGCGACGACATCGACGCGATGCTCGCCTGGATGCGCGCGTACCGTCCCGCGCAGGCGGACAAGTGGATGGACGAGAAGCGTCGGCGCGAGATCCGCTGA